Proteins from one Camelina sativa cultivar DH55 chromosome 8, Cs, whole genome shotgun sequence genomic window:
- the LOC104707215 gene encoding thylakoid lumenal 29 kDa protein, chloroplastic, producing MGGVSFLSTVPSFTNTTNHQHLTTLSSSSHRSAVIRCCKIDPQVSSEILSFHRRDVLKLAGTAVGMELISNGFINHVGDAKAADLNQRRQRSELLSKIKLTLSSTIKAKPELVPSILKLALNDAMTYDKATKSGGANGSIRLSSELSRAENEGLSDGLGLIEELKKEIDSISKGGPISYADLIQLAGQSAVKSTFLASAIRKCGGNEEKGNLLYTAYGSAGQWGLFDRNFGRTDATEADPEGRVPQWGKATVQEMKDKFIAIGLGPRQLAVMSAFLGPDQVATEQLLATDPQVAPWVQKYQRSRETVSQTDYEVDLITAFTKLSCLGQQINFEAYTYPVERINLSKLKL from the exons ATGGGAGGAGTGTCCTTCCTCTCAACTGTTCCTTCCTTCACCAACACAACCAATCATCAACATCTTActacactctcttcttcttcacatcgCTCT GCTGTCATACGATGTTGCAAGATTGATCCTCAAGTTTCCAGCGAAATTTTATCTTTCCACCGCCGTGATGTTCTCAAACTCGCCGGAACTGCGGTCGGAATG GAATTAATAAGCAATGGCTTCATTAATCATGTGGGTGATGCCAAAGCTGCTGACTTGAATCAGCGTAGGCAGCGATCTGAGCTTTTAT CAAAGATCAAGCTTACGCTTTCGAGCACCATTAAGGCTAAACCTGAGCTTGTACCTTCCATACTCAAACTAGCACTTAATGATGCAATGACTTATGATAAG GCTACAAAATCCGGGGGAGCCAATGGATCCATACGGTTAAG CTCTGAGTTAAGTAGAGCAGAGAATGAGGGGCTTTCTGATGGGTTGGGTTTGATAGAGGAACTGAAGAAGGAGATTGACTCTATCTCAAAGGGTGGGCCTATATCATATGCAGATCTCATTCAACTGGCAG GACAATCAGCGGTCAAGTCTACGTTTCTAGCATCAGCAATCCGCAAATGTGGTGGAAATGAAGAAAAAGGGAACTTACTCTACACAGCATATGGTTCAGCTGGTCAG TGGGGCTTGTTTGATAGAAATTTCGGAAGGACTGATGCAACAGAGGCAGATCCAGAAGGTAGAGTCCCACAGTGGGGAAAAGCAACTGTGCAAGAGATGAAAGATAAGTTCATTGCCATTGGATTGGGTCCTCGTCAG CTAGCTGTAATGTCTGCATTCTTGGGTCCTGATCAAGTCGCAACAGAACAGCTCTTGGCTACTGACCCGCAAGTTGCTCCATGGGTTCAGAAGTACCAACGAAGCCGTGAAACCGTATCTCAGACAGATTACGAG GTTGATCTGATAACAGCATTCACAAAGCTAAGTTGCTTAGGACAGCAAAT
- the LOC104707216 gene encoding 39S ribosomal protein L41-A, mitochondrial: protein MTLGLLLGIGRSFRRKRASSLDILSPKRAPRDFYKGKNCKPSGFHTRKGGYVVQPDKLPNYVVPDLTGFKLKPYVSQCPVDVNKSNESTEASK, encoded by the exons ATGACATTAGGGTTGTTATTGGGGATTGGGAGATCATTCCGAAGAAAGCGAGCTTCGTCGCTTGACATTCTCTCTCCCAAACGAGCTCCTCGAGACTTTTACAAGGGGAAAAACTGTAAACCTTCTGGTTTCCACACTCGTaaag GAGGATACGTTGTGCAGCCAGATAAGTTGCCAAACTATGTTGTCCCTGATCTGACCGGCTTTAAG CTGAAACCATATGTATCTCAATGCCCTGTAGACGTCAACAAATCAAACGAGTCAACTGAAGCTTCCAAGTGA